One window of the Candidatus Thermoplasmatota archaeon genome contains the following:
- a CDS encoding M48 family metallopeptidase: MEKQMLLEDHIRKNKRDTVIICMFMVLLLFSVIFAIGLLLGVPPYFTMAIALPIALFYLMITYSFSVQTVIAAAGARPANPQNREEKLLMYKVEEMAIAAGLPTPKVYVQDSRNINAFATGKKPEEAIICATTGALQQLNKEELEGVIGHEMSHIKNRDILVMTVTVAVVGTIALLAEIALRSLFWSGGGRGNKKDGGGIAILIALIFVILAPIFSRLTYLAISRRREYLADADGAYLTRNPEGLARALEKIKNDLPDDPKGSKTVAPLYIANPFKRALRDSIWSTHPPLDERIRRLRSM; encoded by the coding sequence ATGGAAAAACAAATGCTTTTAGAGGACCACATACGGAAAAACAAGCGAGACACAGTAATAATCTGTATGTTTATGGTCCTTCTACTTTTCAGTGTAATATTTGCCATAGGATTGTTACTAGGTGTTCCACCTTATTTCACTATGGCAATTGCTTTACCTATAGCCTTGTTCTACCTAATGATAACCTATTCTTTTTCTGTTCAAACTGTTATTGCTGCTGCTGGTGCGAGACCTGCCAACCCACAAAACAGAGAAGAAAAACTTCTTATGTACAAGGTTGAAGAGATGGCTATCGCAGCAGGTCTTCCAACACCAAAAGTTTACGTACAAGACTCCAGGAACATCAACGCATTTGCTACAGGTAAAAAACCAGAGGAAGCCATAATATGCGCAACAACAGGAGCACTTCAACAATTAAATAAGGAAGAACTTGAGGGCGTTATAGGTCATGAGATGAGCCATATAAAAAACAGAGATATCCTAGTTATGACAGTTACTGTAGCAGTAGTTGGAACCATTGCGCTTCTAGCAGAGATAGCATTAAGATCATTATTCTGGAGTGGTGGTGGAAGAGGAAATAAGAAAGACGGTGGTGGAATCGCTATTCTTATTGCTCTTATCTTTGTTATTCTTGCACCGATCTTCTCAAGACTAACCTATCTAGCTATTTCACGGAGAAGAGAATACCTAGCTGATGCAGATGGAGCATATTTAACAAGAAACCCTGAGGGACTTGCAAGGGCTTTAGAAAAAATAAAAAATGATTTACCAGATGATCCAAAAGGCTCAAAGACAGTTGCACCACTTTACATAGCTAACCCATTCAAAAGAGCTTTACGCGACTCAATATGGTCAACACATCCACCGCTTGATGAAAGAATAAGAAGACTTAGATCAATGTAA
- a CDS encoding flavodoxin family protein → MKISIIYYSRTGNTRKAAQILKEKFEEEKAEVDLIEIEHVKRPGFFTAGRAAIKQLELPIKNTDFDLEKYDAILVGSPTWAGYPSPFVKSFMNKAENINGKKAAVFSTGISPINNREKFNEIIRNNLENAGVKIVDSYLALRMKKEQILDGEQNIDSFVKTVLKKLELEMK, encoded by the coding sequence ATGAAAATCAGCATAATATATTATTCAAGAACAGGAAACACGAGGAAAGCAGCACAAATTCTAAAAGAAAAATTTGAAGAAGAAAAAGCTGAAGTCGATCTCATTGAAATTGAGCATGTTAAAAGACCAGGTTTTTTCACTGCTGGCAGAGCAGCTATAAAACAATTGGAATTACCGATAAAAAACACTGATTTTGATTTGGAAAAATATGATGCTATACTAGTTGGTTCTCCAACATGGGCTGGATACCCTTCACCTTTTGTTAAAAGTTTTATGAATAAAGCTGAGAATATAAATGGCAAAAAAGCAGCTGTTTTCAGTACTGGTATAAGCCCAATTAATAACAGAGAGAAGTTCAATGAGATTATTAGAAATAATTTAGAAAATGCTGGGGTTAAAATAGTTGATAGTTACTTGGCATTAAGAATGAAAAAAGAACAAATTTTAGATGGAGAGCAAAATATAGATAGTTTTGTAAAAACTGTATTAAAAAAATTGGAATTGGAGATGAAATAA